A region from the Aegilops tauschii subsp. strangulata cultivar AL8/78 chromosome 5, Aet v6.0, whole genome shotgun sequence genome encodes:
- the LOC141023093 gene encoding uncharacterized protein produces the protein MRKTVFDRLYQVVRSYDDYFILKKDVVGMIGFSGYQKCTAALRMLAYGTATDSWDEYLRMSESTCRDAMIRFATVVVEVFGPQYLREPTVADTGRLLAISEARGWSGLLGSLDCMHWKWKNCPKALHGQYQGHVKKPTIILEAVASHDIWIWHAFFGMPGSHRHQCAAMIAVVCEAD, from the coding sequence ATGCGCAAGACCGTCTTCGATCGTTTGTACCAAGTCGTCCGGTCCTACGATGACTACTTCATCCTGAAGAAGGACGTTGTGGGAATGATTGGCTTCTCTGGTTACCAGAAGTGCACTGCCGCGCTCCGGATGCTTGCATATGGCACGGCCACTGATTCGTGGGACGAGTACCTACGGATGTCTGAGAGCACGTGCAGAGATGCCATGATCAGGTTTGCAACTGTCGTGGTCGAGGTGTTCGGACCTCAGTACCTAAGAGAACCAACAGTGGCAGACACCGGGAGGCTCCTAGCAATCTCAGAAGCAAGAGGGTGGTCAGGTTTGCTTGGATCTcttgactgcatgcattggaaatggaagaactgcCCGAAGGCTTTACATGGGCAATATCAGGGTCATGTTAAGAAGCCCACCATCATTCTTGAAGCAGTTGCATCACATGATATTTGGATTTGGCACGCTTTCTTTGGCATGCCCGGGTCTCACAGACATCAATGTGCTGCAATGATCGCCGTTGTTTGTGAGGCTGACTGA
- the LOC109758468 gene encoding BTB/POZ and MATH domain-containing protein 3, which translates to MSSFAGVTVLDGHNQCHCEMSGVYASAGVDAGYHLLIVKGYSRTKEFFPTGENITSGHFVVGDHDWLLEYYPNGLDPSCADYISVYLTLLYDSDVDEEEVEVKFSFSLINQVEKQMPTYIRGTKTYSFSSSVPMWGIGKFVRRRTLEQSPDLICDCFTIRCDIMVCKDPRSKDDAGGTLPDIHQHFSNLLDDKLGADVAFEVGGETFAAHRCVLAARSTVFRAQLFGPMKEGTATSSIIQIKDMEAKVFRALLSFVYTDSFPEMYKDIMEENHMIDFEEQEQADEDEMSEAVEPGQDEHEIWLQDLLVAADRYDLQRLKFICEKRLSERIGVSSVASTLALAEKHHCRGLKEACLEFIQVQSPSRLKRVMATNGWEHIITTYPSVLNEFIAKLIASRRK; encoded by the coding sequence ATGTCGTCGTTCGCCGGCGTAACTGTCCTCGACGGACACAACCAGTGCCATTGCGAAATGTCGGGCGTCTACGCCAGCGCCGGTGTGGACGCCGGGTACCACCTGCTCATTGTCAAGGGCTACTCGCGTACCAAAGAGTTCTTCCCCACCGGCGAGAACATCACCTCTGGTCATTTTGTAGTAGGAGACCACGATTGGTTACTCGAGTACTACCCCAATGGCTTGGACCCGAGCTGCGCCGACTACATTTCCGTCTATCTGACCCTTCTCTATGACTCCGATGTCGACGAGGAGGAAGTGGAGGTGAAGTTCAGTTTCAGTCTCATCAACCAGGTCGAGAAGCAGATGCCAACGTACATTCGTGGAACTAAAACTTACAGCTTCTCCAGCAGCGTTCCAATGTGGGGCATCGGCAAGTTCGTGAGAAGACGCACCCTTGAGCAGTCCCCGGATCTGATATGTGATTGTTTTACCATCCGTTGCGACATCATGGTTTGCAAGGACCCCAGAAGTAAGGATGATGCCGGTGGCACCCTGCCTGACATACACCAGCATTTTAGCAATCTCCTTGATGATAAGCTTGGTGCTGATGTGGCATTTGAGGTCGGCGGTGAGACGTTCGCCGCACACCGCTGCGTGCTCGCAGCCCGATCCACAGTGTTCAGGGCACAACTCTTTGGTCCCATGAAGGAGGGCACTGCCACGTCCAGCATCATACAGATCAAAGACATGGAAGCAAAAGTGTTCAGGGCTTTGCTTAGCTTCGTCTACACAGACTCATTCCCTGAGATGTACAAGGACATCATGGAGGAGAATCACATGATAGATTTTGAGGAACAAGAACAAGCAGATGAAGATGAAATGTCAGAAGCTGTGGAACCAGGACAAGATGAGCATGAAATTTGGCTGCAGGACTTGTTGGTAGCGGCAGACCGATATGATCTCCAGCGGCTCAAGTTCATCTGTGAAAAGCGGTTATCTGAGCGGATAGGTGTGAGCTCGGTGGCGTCCACTCTTGCTCTAGCTGAGAAGCATCATTGTCGTGGATTGAAAGAGGCGTGCTTGGAGTTTATCCAAGTCCAGTCTCCCTCGCGTTTGAAGAGAGTAATGGCGACTAATGGCTGGGAGCATATAATCACGACATATCCCTCTGTTCTGAACGAGTTCATCGCCAAGCTTATTGCTTCAAGGCGGAAGTAA
- the LOC109758464 gene encoding putative disease resistance protein RGA3 isoform X1, which translates to MGAELTVTGWFLSPIIREMQDTALAYIKGQFSWKKDQEKDLERLDITLTEILTIVDVIEKREIKDGNQRRLLSILKDAIYGAVDVLDGFQYMVLKSKVDSQSAVSRVTSTCIYLGKRLIGADEFRGKLADILEKLGVVKTTADTLLKVVNFDNATAKLLPVTRLRVTSPLKENHHIYGRRDELHKLRDMLFEISHSDAPRPSNAPVPGDSSIDIISIVGVGGVGKTSLARLAFEDEQIRMNFGLRMWVSVSDTYDEIRLTRDILESLTDANYHTVAEFDELQNALREKIAGKKFLLILDDVWYDEDRTKWENELLWSKVLSSLNTGLEGSKILVTTRADKACSILHARTPPLRLGGLDRDDYWLLFRNHAFGEKYPGQFPELREVGIQICRRLNGLPLAAKIIGRLLNADLDVSHWKKVLESDLSDDVMKVLRLSYQHLPVQLKLCFSFCSLFPKDWRFEPQRLTEMWIAQGFVQREDSYDTDTNIEDVAKGYFNELVQRSFFERSLLDLPTEYVMHDLINDLARNVSKDEYVRVENDKQKEIPPNIRHLSISANLLGSMKKTELRNLRTLIVWKKTWSCLKLSLPDDVFKKSKSIRVLDLSGCCLDRLPTSVEVLKHLRYFAFRVPQRLWQTSLIRLYHLEVLVTRGHSCRESECANLPANMKRNLLKLRKAFLLNVGGATISGFGGQTLLHGHGEFHVRKESGYRLGELKEVKNISGQLKIRSLENVEHQQEAVNACLDCKEHIEYLELEWSIHARALTSDIDNDVLNALRPHPNLDRLKIIGYGGTRSPSWFEANWLTALSSLVLENCIGWVQLPPFGQLPLLKYLELRGMHAVRQIGQEFYGNGDIKGFPILEDMIFDGMLNWDGWSGIGDGSLFPCLERLLVSRCPKIREIPTFSATPRVEVEISPDSPPASCLIESLIATASRLIFLVSSYSFLSELTTEQLNHVAELNLQNCTDSMPAGGFHRLSSLQVFRISNCSTLLSSVSTEAVDTYLLPPSLCHIEIAQSNVHCSLLPRYLQGLTCLSTLVLNSCHLMTSLSFASENPHLVALESITIKDCNELVSLDGFTNLGALRKLVVADCYNFCSLPADLNIVGSLEKLVICGCPMMRFLPEDGLPASAQTTLLSKCHPELDTQLQRKEGAEWNKIVHIPEKKLEVGLIDLLTIFPANSS; encoded by the exons ATGGGTGCTGAACTAACTGTTACGGGGTGGTTCTTGTCGCCAATCATACGGGAGATGCAGGATACCGCTTTGGCCTACATAAAGGGGCAATTCAGTTGGAAGAAAGATCAGGAGAAGGACCTTGAACGCCTTGACATCACCCTGACAGAGATTCTGACCATTGTGGATGTCATCGAGAAGAGGGAGATCAAGGATGGGAACCAGAGGAGGCTGCTAAGCATACTTAAAGACGCCATTTACGGCGCTGTCGATGTGCTGGACGGCTTCCAGTACATGGTCCTCAAGTCCAAGGTTGATAGCCAGTCTGCGGTGAGTCGTGTGACCTCAACCTGTATTTACTTGGGTAAACGTTTGATCGGTGCCGACGAATTCCGGGGGAAGCTAGCAGATATTTTGGAGAAATTGGGCGTGGTCAAGACAACGGCAGATACCTTATTGAAGGTAGTTAATTTTGACAATGCTACTGCAAAGTTATTGCCAGTAACACGGCTGCGTGTAACTTCCCCTTTGAAGGAAAATCACCATATATATGGTCGAAGAGATGAGCTTCATAAGCTGAGAGATATGTTGTTTGAGATAAGCCACAGTGATGCACCCCGACCCAGTAATGCACCTGTACCCGGTGACTCAAGCATTGATATTATATCCATTGTAGGTGTTGGTGGGGTTGGGAAGACTAGCCTTGCACGGTTGGCATTTGAAGATGAACAAATACGCATGAACTTCGGTCTCAGGATGTGGGTTTCTGTATCTGATACTTATGATGAGATTAGATTAACAAGGGATATTTTGGAGTCTTTAACTGATGCAAATTATCACACTGTTGCTGAATTTGATGAATTGCAGAATGCTCTTCGTGAAAAGATAGCTGGAAAGAAATTTCTCCTCATACTAGACGATGTTTGGTATGACGAGGACAGAACAAAATGGGAGAATGAATTACTATGGAGCAAAGTGCTGTCTTCTTTGAATACTGGACTGGAAGGGTCGAAGATTTTGGTGACAACTCGAGCTGACAAAGCTTGCAGTATCCTACATGCTAGGACACCCCCTTTACGTTTGGGAGGATTGGACAGAGATGATTACTGGTTGCTATTCAGAAACCATGCCTTTGGTGAGAAATACCCAGGACAATTTCCAGAACTCAGGGAAGTAGGAATACAAATTTGTCGCAGATTGAATGGTTTGCCTCTAGCAGCAAAGATAATCGGTCGCCTATTGAATGCTGATTTGGATGTCAGCCACTGGAAGAAAGTTCTGGAGAGTGATTTATCTGATGATGTTATGAAGGTTCTCAGGTTGAGTTACCAGCACTTACCTGTCCAATTGAAGCTATGCTTTAGCTTCTGCAGCCTTTTCCCGAAGGACTGGCGTTTTGAACCTCAAAGACTCACTGAAATGTGGATTGCGCAGGGTTTTGTGCAGAGGGAGGATTCATATGACACTGATACAAATATTGAGGATGTGGCAAAGGGCTACTTCAATGAACTTGTGCAAAGATCATTCTTTGAGCGGTCATTGTTGGACCTCCCAACAGAGTATGTCATGCATGATTTGATCAATGACTTGGCTCGGAATGTCTCGAAGGATGAGTATGTCAGGGTGGAAAATGATAAACAAAAGGAGATCCCACCAAACATTCGTCATCTATCAATATCAGCAAATTTGTTAGGCAGCATGAAGAAAACAGAGTTGAGAAATTTGCGCACCTTGATTGTTTGGAAGAAGACATGGTCTTGCTTAAAATTATCCCTTCCAGATGATGTATTCAAGAAGTCCAAAAGCATCCGTGTGCTGGACTTGAGCGGTTGTTGCCTGGATAGGTTGCCGACATCAGTGGAAGTTCTTAAACATCTGCGTTATTTCGCTTTTCGGGTTCCTCAGAGGCTGTGGCAAACATCATTGATTCGGCTCTACCACCTGGAGGTCTTGGTCACAAGAGGGCACTCCTGCCGGGAAAGTGAATGCGCCAACCTTCCTGCAAACATGAAGAGGAACCTGCTCAAATTAAGAAAAGCTTTCCTTCTCAATGTTGGCGGCGCCACGATATCTGGTTTCGGAGGACAAACTCTTCTCCATGGCCACGGGGAGTTCCATGTCAGGAAGGAGAGTGGCTACAGACTAGGTGAGCTGAAGGAGGTGAAAAATATTAGTGGACAGTTAAAAATTAGATCTCTCGAGAATGTTGAACATCAGCAAGAGGCAGTTAATGCCTGCCTAGATTGCAAAGAGCATATTGAATATTTGGAACTTGAGTGGAGCATCCATGCAAGGGCTTTAACTTCTGATATTGATAACGATGTGCTCAATGCCCTTAGACCTCACCCTAATCTTGATCGGTTGAAGATCATTGGATATGGAGGAACGAGGTCACCCAGTTGGTTTGAGGCAAATTGGCTGACTGCATTGAGTTCTTTAGTTCTTGAGAACTGCATTGGTTGGGTACAGTTGCCCCCTTTTGGTCAGCTTCCTCTGCTCAAGTATCTTGAACTAAGAGGCATGCATGCTGTCAGGCAGATTGGTCAAGAATTCTATGGGAATGGTGACATAAAGGGCTTCCCAATTTTGGAAGACATGATATTTGATGGCATGCTCAACTGGGATGGCTGGTCTGGAATCGGAGATGGTTCTTTGTTTCCATGTCTTGAAAGGCTACTCGTATCACGGTGTCCAAAGATTCGAGAAATACCAACCTTTAGTGCAACACCAAGAGTTGAAGTCGAAATATCACCTGATTCACCGCCAGCTTCTTGTTTAATCGAGTCACTAATTGCAACCGCATCACGGTTGATCTTTCTAGTTAGCTCCTACAGCTTCTTGAGTGAACTAACCACtgagcaactaaaccatgtcgcTGAGTTGAACCTGCAGAACTGTACAGATTCAATGCCAGCGGGTGGATTTCACAGACTTAGCTCCCTTCAGGTGTTCAGGATCAGCAACTGTTCAACGTTACTGTCATCGGTCAGTACAGAAGCAGTTGACACATATTTACTTCCTCCATCTCTTTGCCATATTGAAATAGCTCAAAGCAATGTTCATTGCAGCTTACTACCAAGGTATTTGCAAGGCCTAACTTGTCTCTCGACGTTGGTGCTCAATAGCTGCCATTTGATGACATCATTGTCATTTGCTTCTGAAAACCCCCACCTCGTTGCTCTGGAAAGTATAACCATTAAAGATTGCAATGAACTTGTTTCATTGGATGGATTTACAAATCTTGGTGCTCTCCGGAAGTTAGTTGTTGCAGATTGTTACAATTTCTGCTCCTTGCCAGCTGACTTGAATATAGTGGGATCTCTTGAGAAATTAGTCATATGTGGGTGCCCAATGATGAGGTTTCTCCCTGAAGATGGCCTGCCAGCTTCTGCGCAGACTACTTTGTTATCAAAATGCCATCCAGAGCTTGATACCCAGCTTCAGAGGAAGGAAGGTGCTGAATGGAACAAGATTGTTCATATCCCTGAGAAGAAATTAGAG GTAGGGCTGATTGATTTGTTGACTATATTTCCGGCCAATTCTTCCTGA
- the LOC109758464 gene encoding putative disease resistance RPP13-like protein 1 isoform X2, producing the protein MGAELTVTGWFLSPIIREMQDTALAYIKGQFSWKKDQEKDLERLDITLTEILTIVDVIEKREIKDGNQRRLLSILKDAIYGAVDVLDGFQYMVLKSKVDSQSAVSRVTSTCIYLGKRLIGADEFRGKLADILEKLGVVKTTADTLLKVVNFDNATAKLLPVTRLRVTSPLKENHHIYGRRDELHKLRDMLFEISHSDAPRPSNAPVPGDSSIDIISIVGVGGVGKTSLARLAFEDEQIRMNFGLRMWVSVSDTYDEIRLTRDILESLTDANYHTVAEFDELQNALREKIAGKKFLLILDDVWYDEDRTKWENELLWSKVLSSLNTGLEGSKILVTTRADKACSILHARTPPLRLGGLDRDDYWLLFRNHAFGEKYPGQFPELREVGIQICRRLNGLPLAAKIIGRLLNADLDVSHWKKVLESDLSDDVMKVLRLSYQHLPVQLKLCFSFCSLFPKDWRFEPQRLTEMWIAQGFVQREDSYDTDTNIEDVAKGYFNELVQRSFFERSLLDLPTEYVMHDLINDLARNVSKDEYVRVENDKQKEIPPNIRHLSISANLLGSMKKTELRNLRTLIVWKKTWSCLKLSLPDDVFKKSKSIRVLDLSGCCLDRLPTSVEVLKHLRYFAFRVPQRLWQTSLIRLYHLEVLVTRGHSCRESECANLPANMKRNLLKLRKAFLLNVGGATISGFGGQTLLHGHGEFHVRKESGYRLGELKEVKNISGQLKIRSLENVEHQQEAVNACLDCKEHIEYLELEWSIHARALTSDIDNDVLNALRPHPNLDRLKIIGYGGTRSPSWFEANWLTALSSLVLENCIGWVQLPPFGQLPLLKYLELRGMHAVRQIGQEFYGNGDIKGFPILEDMIFDGMLNWDGWSGIGDGSLFPCLERLLVSRCPKIREIPTFSATPRVEVEISPDSPPASCLIESLIATASRLIFLVSSYSFLSELTTEQLNHVAELNLQNCTDSMPAGGFHRLSSLQVFRISNCSTLLSSLTTKVFARPNLSLDVGAQ; encoded by the exons ATGGGTGCTGAACTAACTGTTACGGGGTGGTTCTTGTCGCCAATCATACGGGAGATGCAGGATACCGCTTTGGCCTACATAAAGGGGCAATTCAGTTGGAAGAAAGATCAGGAGAAGGACCTTGAACGCCTTGACATCACCCTGACAGAGATTCTGACCATTGTGGATGTCATCGAGAAGAGGGAGATCAAGGATGGGAACCAGAGGAGGCTGCTAAGCATACTTAAAGACGCCATTTACGGCGCTGTCGATGTGCTGGACGGCTTCCAGTACATGGTCCTCAAGTCCAAGGTTGATAGCCAGTCTGCGGTGAGTCGTGTGACCTCAACCTGTATTTACTTGGGTAAACGTTTGATCGGTGCCGACGAATTCCGGGGGAAGCTAGCAGATATTTTGGAGAAATTGGGCGTGGTCAAGACAACGGCAGATACCTTATTGAAGGTAGTTAATTTTGACAATGCTACTGCAAAGTTATTGCCAGTAACACGGCTGCGTGTAACTTCCCCTTTGAAGGAAAATCACCATATATATGGTCGAAGAGATGAGCTTCATAAGCTGAGAGATATGTTGTTTGAGATAAGCCACAGTGATGCACCCCGACCCAGTAATGCACCTGTACCCGGTGACTCAAGCATTGATATTATATCCATTGTAGGTGTTGGTGGGGTTGGGAAGACTAGCCTTGCACGGTTGGCATTTGAAGATGAACAAATACGCATGAACTTCGGTCTCAGGATGTGGGTTTCTGTATCTGATACTTATGATGAGATTAGATTAACAAGGGATATTTTGGAGTCTTTAACTGATGCAAATTATCACACTGTTGCTGAATTTGATGAATTGCAGAATGCTCTTCGTGAAAAGATAGCTGGAAAGAAATTTCTCCTCATACTAGACGATGTTTGGTATGACGAGGACAGAACAAAATGGGAGAATGAATTACTATGGAGCAAAGTGCTGTCTTCTTTGAATACTGGACTGGAAGGGTCGAAGATTTTGGTGACAACTCGAGCTGACAAAGCTTGCAGTATCCTACATGCTAGGACACCCCCTTTACGTTTGGGAGGATTGGACAGAGATGATTACTGGTTGCTATTCAGAAACCATGCCTTTGGTGAGAAATACCCAGGACAATTTCCAGAACTCAGGGAAGTAGGAATACAAATTTGTCGCAGATTGAATGGTTTGCCTCTAGCAGCAAAGATAATCGGTCGCCTATTGAATGCTGATTTGGATGTCAGCCACTGGAAGAAAGTTCTGGAGAGTGATTTATCTGATGATGTTATGAAGGTTCTCAGGTTGAGTTACCAGCACTTACCTGTCCAATTGAAGCTATGCTTTAGCTTCTGCAGCCTTTTCCCGAAGGACTGGCGTTTTGAACCTCAAAGACTCACTGAAATGTGGATTGCGCAGGGTTTTGTGCAGAGGGAGGATTCATATGACACTGATACAAATATTGAGGATGTGGCAAAGGGCTACTTCAATGAACTTGTGCAAAGATCATTCTTTGAGCGGTCATTGTTGGACCTCCCAACAGAGTATGTCATGCATGATTTGATCAATGACTTGGCTCGGAATGTCTCGAAGGATGAGTATGTCAGGGTGGAAAATGATAAACAAAAGGAGATCCCACCAAACATTCGTCATCTATCAATATCAGCAAATTTGTTAGGCAGCATGAAGAAAACAGAGTTGAGAAATTTGCGCACCTTGATTGTTTGGAAGAAGACATGGTCTTGCTTAAAATTATCCCTTCCAGATGATGTATTCAAGAAGTCCAAAAGCATCCGTGTGCTGGACTTGAGCGGTTGTTGCCTGGATAGGTTGCCGACATCAGTGGAAGTTCTTAAACATCTGCGTTATTTCGCTTTTCGGGTTCCTCAGAGGCTGTGGCAAACATCATTGATTCGGCTCTACCACCTGGAGGTCTTGGTCACAAGAGGGCACTCCTGCCGGGAAAGTGAATGCGCCAACCTTCCTGCAAACATGAAGAGGAACCTGCTCAAATTAAGAAAAGCTTTCCTTCTCAATGTTGGCGGCGCCACGATATCTGGTTTCGGAGGACAAACTCTTCTCCATGGCCACGGGGAGTTCCATGTCAGGAAGGAGAGTGGCTACAGACTAGGTGAGCTGAAGGAGGTGAAAAATATTAGTGGACAGTTAAAAATTAGATCTCTCGAGAATGTTGAACATCAGCAAGAGGCAGTTAATGCCTGCCTAGATTGCAAAGAGCATATTGAATATTTGGAACTTGAGTGGAGCATCCATGCAAGGGCTTTAACTTCTGATATTGATAACGATGTGCTCAATGCCCTTAGACCTCACCCTAATCTTGATCGGTTGAAGATCATTGGATATGGAGGAACGAGGTCACCCAGTTGGTTTGAGGCAAATTGGCTGACTGCATTGAGTTCTTTAGTTCTTGAGAACTGCATTGGTTGGGTACAGTTGCCCCCTTTTGGTCAGCTTCCTCTGCTCAAGTATCTTGAACTAAGAGGCATGCATGCTGTCAGGCAGATTGGTCAAGAATTCTATGGGAATGGTGACATAAAGGGCTTCCCAATTTTGGAAGACATGATATTTGATGGCATGCTCAACTGGGATGGCTGGTCTGGAATCGGAGATGGTTCTTTGTTTCCATGTCTTGAAAGGCTACTCGTATCACGGTGTCCAAAGATTCGAGAAATACCAACCTTTAGTGCAACACCAAGAGTTGAAGTCGAAATATCACCTGATTCACCGCCAGCTTCTTGTTTAATCGAGTCACTAATTGCAACCGCATCACGGTTGATCTTTCTAGTTAGCTCCTACAGCTTCTTGAGTGAACTAACCACtgagcaactaaaccatgtcgcTGAGTTGAACCTGCAGAACTGTACAGATTCAATGCCAGCGGGTGGATTTCACAGACTTAGCTCCCTTCAGGTGTTCAGGATCAGCAACTGTTCAACGTTACTGTCATCG CTTACTACCAAGGTATTTGCAAGGCCTAACTTGTCTCTCGACGTTGGTGCTCAATAG
- the LOC109758458 gene encoding tryptophan synthase alpha chain, translated as MGDGKRSVAETFSNLRERGKTAFIPFITAGDPDLATTSKALRILDSCGSDVIELGVPYSDPLADGPVIQAAASRALKKGTKLGSVLAMLTEVIPELSCPIVLFTYYNPILKSGVRNFMAKIKQAGVHGLVVPDLPLEETTLLRSEATMHDIELVLLTTPTTPTERMKEITKASEGFVYLVSAVGVTGARSNVNLRVEHLLQEIKQVTDKPVAVGFGISTPEHAKQIAGWGADGVIIGSAIVRQLGEATSPEEGLRRIEEYAKSIKAAIP; from the exons ATGGGCGACGGCAAGCGCAGCGTCGCGGAGACCTTCTCCAACCTCCGGGAGCGCGGCAAG ACGGCATTCATCCCATTCATCACCGCCGGTGACCCTGATTTGGCGACCACGTCGAAGGCGCTGAGGATCCTAGACTCCTGCGGCTCAGACGTGATCGAGCTTGGTGTGCCCTACTCGGATCCATTAGCTGATGGTCCTGTCATTCAG GCTGCAGCATCCCGTGCGCTTAAGAAAGGCACCAAGCTCGGTTCTGTCTTGGCGATGCTCACGGAGGTTATACCAGAGCTCTCTTGTCCAATAGTTCTCTTCACATACTACAACCCGATTCTAAAGAGTGGAGTGCGGAACTTCATGGCTAAGATTAAGCAAGCTGGTGTACATG GTCTTGTCGTACCTGATCTTCCTTTGGAGGAGACAACATTGTTGAGGAGCGAGGCCACTATGCATGACATAGAGCTG GTGCTACTTACAAcaccaaccacaccaacagagaggATGAAGGAAATcacaaaagcttcagaaggattCGTTTATCTT GTGAGTGCTGTCGGAGTTACAGGTGCACGCTCAAATGTAAACTTACGCGTTGAGCATCTTCTTCAGGAGATCAAGCAG GTTACAGACAAACCTGTGGCTGTTGGCTTTGGCATATCAACTCCAGAGCATGCGAAGCAG ATCGCGGGCTGGGGAGCGGATGGTGTGATTATTGGCAGTGCGATTGTTAGACAGTTGGGCGAAGCCACTTCTCCTGAAGAAGGGCTGAGAAGAATAGAAGAGTACGCCAAGAGCATCAAGGCTGCTATTCCATGA